TGGGGACGGCGTCAACGCAGCGCACGTCAACACCGTACTGGGACACCGAAGCGGCCCCGCTGGAACCGCGTGGGCCACGGCTTTGGCATCACCGAGTGCCGGCCACGTTCCGTTCGTCGCCGTCCTCCGGCCCTCGCTTCCCGTGAAGCCGCTGACGCTCTTCGTCACCAAGGCGGCGCCGTCCAACGACCAGCACGGCAACCTCATTTGGGGTGCAGCGCAGGCCGGCATCGCCGCAGGCGTGGCAGACGCTGTGGCCGACGGCATCCTCACGGACGAACAGGCCGATTCGCACGCGCTGATCGCCGCGGTGTGGGTGAACCCCAACGCCGACGACGACGACGCCGTCTACCGCAATAACCGTGAGTCAGTCCGGACTGCTTTGGAGAACGGGGTCAAGAACCTTCCCTCCACGGCAGAAGTGATCGAGGCACGCAACTCCCCGTCCAACCCCTTCTTCACCCCGCGAGGCTGACAGCAATGAAGATCACCGCAATCCGGCTGACCCGCATGGTCCTGCCCCTGGACCCGCCGTTCAACGCCGCTTGGGATCCTGAACCCCGCACATCATTCCCGGCAACTTTGGTGGAGGTGGAAACTGACGAAGGCATCACCGGCGTAGGCTCCGGCGACACGATGGATGGCTTCGAGGCCTATGAGCACCTGTTCATCGGGACCGACCCTATGGCCATCCTCAACCAGGTCCGCAGGATCGAAACCATCAACTTCCACGGCGGCCGCTACTGGCCACTCGAAGCGGCGCTGTGGGACATCATCGGCAAAGTTGCCGGACTCCCGGTAGCTACTCTCTTCGGCGGAGCCCAGGATCGCCTGGTGGCCTACGCTTCCTCCGGCGAACTGAAGGCGCCCGCAGCGAGGGCCGAGTCTGCACTCGCGGCGAAGGAGCGCGGCTTCAAAGCCATGAAGATCCGTATTTCCCGGGACCACCTGGACCAAGGCGTGGAGTCCGTCCGCGCTGCCAGGGAAGCCGTGGGCAAAGACTTCGACCTGATGGTGGACCTCAACCAGATGTGGCGCATGAGCGGCGACATCGAACCGGCCCTGGAACTTGCCAAAGTCCACCGACTCGCAGCCCAGCTGGCTGAACTGGATGTCCGCTGGCTCGAGGAACCACTTCCGCAGGCCGATATCAAGGGCGCACAGCGCGTGCGTGAGCAGACCGGCATCCAGGTCTCGGGAGGCGAGATGGTCCGCAGCATGCCGGAAATGATGGCCCTCATCGAAGCCGACGCCTACGACATCTACCAGCCCGACGTCGCCCTGGCAGTTGGCATGTACCGCGCCCGCCAAGTGGCCGAAACGGCAAACCTGAAGCACCGCTTCTTCACACCGCACACGTGGAGCAATGGTTTGGGCTTGCTGGCCAACCTGCACGTAGCCGCAGGCGTGGACGCGGGGCCATACTTGGAATTCCCCTATGACCCGCCGGGCTGGACCCCCGAGCGCCGCGACTTCTTCATGGAGCCCCTGGACATCGACGACGACGGTGCACTCCGCGTGCCCGACCTTCCGGGCCTGGGCGCCGTCATCGACTACGACGCCGTCAAGAAGTACTCGGTCTAAGGAGCCCGCCATGGCAACAACGAAGAACGACTGGATCGAGCGGGCGGCAGCCCAGCAGCCAGCCACGGGACTGTATATCGACGGCGGTTTCCGCTCCGCGCGCAGCGGTGAAACATTCCCCACTGTCTCGCCGAGGGACGGCTCCATCACGGCTCACGTGGCGGCAGCGGGGGATCAGGACGTGGACGATGCCGTCCGGTCCGCGCACCGTACTTTCGAAAGCGGCGTGTGGTCGAGGACCGATCGACGCCACCGGCAAACAGTCCTGACCAGGCTCTCGGACCTGATCCTGGAAAACCTCGAGGAACTCGCGCTCCTGGAGTCCACGGATGCCGGGCACCCCATCAGCGACGCACTCGCCGTTGACGTGCCCAGCTGCGCACGGACCTTCCGCTGGTACGCGGAAGCCCTGGACAAGGTCTACGACGACGTCGCACCCACTCCGCGCAACGCCCTCGCGGTCATTTCCCGCGAGGCACTCGGTGTGATCGGCGCAGTGGTTCCGTGGAACTATCCACTGATCATCACGGCCTGGAAAGTAGCTCCCGCCCTCGCCGCCGGAAACTCCGTGGTCCTCAAGCCCTCGGAGCAGACCAGCCTGACTGCGTTGCGCCTGGCCGAACTCGCCACTGAGGCGGGCGTGCCGGATGGCGTATTCAACGTCGTCCCCGGCCTCGGCCACGTTGCGGGTGCTGCCTTGGGGCGGCATGACCTCGTGGACAAGATCACCTTCACGGGCTCACCGGAGGTTGGGCGGTACTTCCAACGCTACGCCTCCGAATCCAATGGCAAGCAGGTGGCGCTGGAGCTCGGTGGCAAGTCGCCGCAGGTGGTTCTTCACGACGTCGGAGACATCGCAGCCTGCGCTTCGGCTGTGGCCTGGGGGATCTTCTACAACGCCGGGCAGACCTGCCACGGAGGTTCCCGACTCCTGGTGGACGAACGCGTCCACGACGAATTGATCGAAGAAGTCATCAAGGTGGGGCGCTCGCTGCAGCTCGGCGACCCGCTGGATCCTGCCACCCAGATCGGGGCGATTATTGATGACCGGCAGCTTGAGAGCATCCTCGGCTACTACGCCG
This genomic interval from Paenarthrobacter aurescens TC1 contains the following:
- a CDS encoding putative formaldehyde-activating enzyme, with the translated sequence MARIRRTDLKMTEQLQIGESFIGDGVNAAHVNTVLGHRSGPAGTAWATALASPSAGHVPFVAVLRPSLPVKPLTLFVTKAAPSNDQHGNLIWGAAQAGIAAGVADAVADGILTDEQADSHALIAAVWVNPNADDDDAVYRNNRESVRTALENGVKNLPSTAEVIEARNSPSNPFFTPRG
- a CDS encoding putative mandelate racemase/muconate lactonizing enzyme (identified by match to protein family HMM PF01188; match to protein family HMM PF02746), whose product is MKITAIRLTRMVLPLDPPFNAAWDPEPRTSFPATLVEVETDEGITGVGSGDTMDGFEAYEHLFIGTDPMAILNQVRRIETINFHGGRYWPLEAALWDIIGKVAGLPVATLFGGAQDRLVAYASSGELKAPAARAESALAAKERGFKAMKIRISRDHLDQGVESVRAAREAVGKDFDLMVDLNQMWRMSGDIEPALELAKVHRLAAQLAELDVRWLEEPLPQADIKGAQRVREQTGIQVSGGEMVRSMPEMMALIEADAYDIYQPDVALAVGMYRARQVAETANLKHRFFTPHTWSNGLGLLANLHVAAGVDAGPYLEFPYDPPGWTPERRDFFMEPLDIDDDGALRVPDLPGLGAVIDYDAVKKYSV
- a CDS encoding aldehyde dehydrogenase (NAD) family protein (identified by match to protein family HMM PF00171), whose translation is MATTKNDWIERAAAQQPATGLYIDGGFRSARSGETFPTVSPRDGSITAHVAAAGDQDVDDAVRSAHRTFESGVWSRTDRRHRQTVLTRLSDLILENLEELALLESTDAGHPISDALAVDVPSCARTFRWYAEALDKVYDDVAPTPRNALAVISREALGVIGAVVPWNYPLIITAWKVAPALAAGNSVVLKPSEQTSLTALRLAELATEAGVPDGVFNVVPGLGHVAGAALGRHDLVDKITFTGSPEVGRYFQRYASESNGKQVALELGGKSPQVVLHDVGDIAACASAVAWGIFYNAGQTCHGGSRLLVDERVHDELIEEVIKVGRSLQLGDPLDPATQIGAIIDDRQLESILGYYAVAEGEGIAVASGGTQVHPAGVEHGYYLEPTVLDRVNNAGRIGQEEIFGPVLAVSTFRGAAEGIRMANDTKYGLAASVWTQDITKAHTAARELRAGTVWVNTFDVADIITPFGGFKESGFGRDRSLHALDAYSALKTTWINLGDAALDD